A portion of the Acidobacteriota bacterium genome contains these proteins:
- a CDS encoding molybdopterin oxidoreductase family protein — protein MAEIHYRACPLCEAICGLRIEVQEGKVTSIRGDDDDPFSRGHLCPKAVALQDIHTDGDRLRRPRLRTGDGWRELEWPEALDLAARRLRRVQEEHGRHSVAVYLGNPTVHNYGALLYAPAFISALGTRNRFSATSVDQLPHHLAGRLMFGHMLLIPVPDVDRTDFFLMLGANPLASNGSLMTAPGIRRRLKELQGRGGRLVVVDPRRTETAKLADQHLFIRPGGDALLLAALLRELLHSSPRGGAGEEEFQRRLAPFTDGLEAVREAVEPFTPEAVEAGTGVAPETLRQLARDFAEAPSAVCYGRMGASTQAFGALCQWLINVINTVTGNLDRPGGALFARPAVDVVKSSGRGGVGRFKSRVRGLPEFGGELPVAALAEEMETPGEGQIRALVTHAGNPALSTPNGRRLERALGELDFFVAIDFYVNETTRHADLILPPTGPLEHEHYDLAFHALAVRNTARFSRAVFDAEPGALHDWQIFDQLRSRLQRFGPRKAPLKKRLAGWLTGRLGPRRLLDLGLRTGPYGGGLNPLAKGLRLRNLLDDPHGIDLGPLEPSLPRRLRTRDRRLHLAPEELLADLVRLREHLPAGDSAGSSAQAETGTPGEPGALQLIGRRQVRSNNSWMHNYPRLMRGKDRCTLLMHPDDATARGLADGARVSVRSRVGSIEVPLEVSDEMMAGVVSLPHGWGHGRSGVELETATEHPGASINDLTDDQRIDPVSGNAAFSGVPVTVQAAAGAGEEAAE, from the coding sequence CACACCGATGGGGACCGCCTGCGCCGGCCGCGCCTCCGCACCGGCGACGGCTGGCGAGAGCTGGAGTGGCCGGAGGCGCTGGATCTCGCCGCCCGGCGCCTGCGGCGAGTCCAGGAGGAGCACGGCCGTCACTCCGTGGCGGTCTATCTGGGCAACCCGACGGTGCACAACTACGGAGCCCTGCTCTACGCGCCGGCGTTCATCTCCGCCCTCGGCACCCGCAACCGCTTTTCCGCCACCTCCGTGGACCAGCTGCCCCACCACCTGGCGGGCCGGCTGATGTTCGGCCACATGCTCCTGATTCCGGTGCCCGACGTCGACCGCACCGACTTCTTCCTGATGTTGGGAGCCAATCCGCTGGCCTCCAACGGCAGCTTGATGACAGCTCCCGGCATCCGCCGCCGGCTGAAGGAGCTCCAGGGCCGCGGCGGGCGTTTGGTGGTGGTGGATCCACGGCGCACCGAGACGGCGAAGCTGGCGGATCAGCACCTCTTCATCCGCCCCGGCGGCGACGCCCTACTGCTGGCGGCGCTGCTCCGCGAGCTGCTCCATTCGTCGCCGCGAGGGGGAGCCGGCGAGGAGGAGTTCCAGCGCCGGCTAGCTCCCTTCACCGACGGTCTGGAGGCGGTGCGGGAGGCCGTCGAACCCTTCACCCCGGAGGCGGTGGAGGCGGGCACCGGGGTGGCGCCGGAGACTCTCCGGCAGCTGGCGCGGGACTTCGCCGAGGCGCCGTCGGCGGTGTGCTACGGCCGCATGGGTGCCTCCACCCAGGCCTTCGGTGCCCTCTGCCAATGGCTGATCAACGTCATCAACACCGTCACCGGCAACCTCGACCGCCCCGGCGGCGCCCTCTTCGCCCGCCCCGCGGTGGACGTGGTGAAATCCTCCGGGCGCGGCGGCGTGGGCCGCTTCAAGAGCCGGGTACGGGGCCTGCCGGAATTCGGTGGCGAGCTACCGGTGGCGGCGCTGGCGGAGGAGATGGAGACCCCTGGCGAGGGGCAGATCCGGGCGCTGGTCACCCACGCCGGCAACCCGGCGCTCTCCACCCCCAACGGCCGGCGGCTGGAGCGGGCTCTGGGGGAGCTGGACTTCTTCGTCGCCATCGACTTCTACGTCAACGAGACCACCCGCCACGCCGACCTCATCCTGCCCCCCACCGGGCCGCTGGAGCACGAGCACTACGACCTCGCCTTCCACGCGCTGGCGGTGCGCAACACCGCGCGCTTCTCCCGGGCGGTCTTCGACGCGGAGCCGGGAGCGCTCCACGACTGGCAGATCTTCGACCAGCTGCGCAGCCGGCTGCAGCGCTTCGGCCCCCGCAAGGCACCGCTCAAGAAGCGCCTGGCGGGCTGGCTGACGGGCCGCCTCGGGCCCCGCAGGCTGCTCGATCTGGGGCTGCGCACCGGTCCCTACGGTGGCGGCCTCAACCCCCTGGCCAAAGGCCTGCGGCTACGGAATCTGCTGGACGACCCCCACGGCATCGATCTCGGCCCCCTGGAGCCTAGCCTGCCGCGGCGCCTGCGCACCCGCGACCGCCGGCTGCACCTGGCGCCGGAAGAGCTGCTGGCGGATCTGGTGCGGCTCCGGGAGCACCTGCCCGCGGGAGACTCCGCCGGCTCTTCGGCCCAGGCCGAGACCGGGACCCCGGGGGAGCCGGGAGCCCTCCAACTCATCGGCCGGCGCCAGGTGCGGAGCAACAACTCCTGGATGCACAACTATCCCCGGCTGATGCGCGGCAAGGATCGCTGCACCCTCCTCATGCATCCCGACGACGCCACCGCCCGGGGCCTTGCGGATGGCGCCCGGGTCTCCGTGCGCTCGCGGGTGGGCAGCATCGAGGTGCCTCTGGAGGTCAGCGACGAGATGATGGCCGGCGTCGTCAGCCTGCCCCACGGTTGGGGCCACGGCCGATCCGGTGTGGAGCTGGAAACCGCCACCGAGCACCCCGGCGCCAGCATCAACGACCTCACCGACGACCAGCGCATCGACCCCGTCTCCGGCAACGCCGCCTTCTCCGGCGTCCCCGTCACCGTCCAAGCCGCCGCCGGAGCCGGGGAGGAGGCGGCGGAGTAG